In the Malaya genurostris strain Urasoe2022 chromosome 1, Malgen_1.1, whole genome shotgun sequence genome, one interval contains:
- the LOC131426470 gene encoding ubiquitin carboxyl-terminal hydrolase 30 homolog codes for MEGDKLLMAAGVTAAVVVGAFVFWGPSGSSRLRQRRGQIAGLHNFGKTCFLNTLLQALAACPQFIAWLQLHNAKDKKRLISSLQNVLEVVNGTHPTLRGDQYSPGAVISALHSLGWVIPPDEHDTHELLHVLLNSLEEEAIKPKKVGCLSDALGEIELQSIMPPARPSSAMLSDFCNTEYDESTNLTRYTRSEAHTPDSPHSTCTETEDSMSVQDGSLMDCAGSPPSIISTFTGRPSRPRSILATEMVGNGALNKRSSGSCRSLERLTRGPGRVSVWGDRQQIQVPHPFRGGLSSQLCCSGCGYKSVVRYDKFDSVTLSLPEIKNPAISIGSLLTEFIQPETLEGVQCEACNETTTHTKTLTFSKLPACLCIHIARTTWLPTGHAYKRQDFVHFPETLSMAPYSFVQPSLNSAMSTPWGSTMSLYSASLGAAAYEASVGGGGGIGTEQNTPVGSVGSAFNFGSYTFGAMFPKNLYRLLAVIVHSGEANSGHFVTYRRGALRNSHKWFYTSDTVVKEVTIEEVLSSPAYMLFYDRGPSSKYNQPGGAGTGGGAH; via the exons ATGGAAGGTGACAAACTGCTAATGGCAGCGGGTGTAACCGCTGCCGTGGTTGTAGGAGCCTTTGTTTTTTGGGGTCCTTCGG GTTCTTCGCGTTTACGTCAACGACGTGGCCAAATTGCTGGATTGCATAATTTTGGGAAGACCTGCTTTCTGAATACTCTGCTACAGGCATTGGCAGCCTGCCCTCAGTTCATAGCCTGGCTGCAACTGCACAATGCTAAGGACAAAAAAAGGCTTATCAGTTCGCTACAGAACGTGTTGGAAGTGGTGAACGGGACACACCCGACGCTTCGGGGAGATCAGTACTCTCCGGGGGCTGTTATCAGTGCCCTGCATTCCCTTGGATGGGTCATTCCTCCCGATGAGCACGACACACACGAACTGCTTCACGTGCTGCTCAATTCACTGGAGGAGGAAGCTATCAAACCGAAGAAAGTCGGTTGTCTTTCGGATGCCCTTGGTGAGATTGAACTACAATCGATTATGCCTCCCGCTCGACCGTCGAGCGCGATGCTGTCGGATTTTTGCAATACTGAATATGACGAAAGTACGAATTTGACTCGTTACACGAGGTCTGAAGCGCACACTCCCGATTCGCCACATTCGACCTGCACGGAGACGGAAGATTCGATGTCGGTTCAGGACGGATCGCTGATGGATTGTGCGGGATCACCACCTTCGATAATTTCCACTTTCACTGGACGGCCAAGTCGTCCGAGGTCTATCCTGGCCACCGAAATGGTCGGCAATGGTGCTTTGAACAAGCGATCGTCTGGATCGTGCCGATCACTGGAACGTTTAACACGAGGTCCAGGTCGCGTCTCTGTTTGGGGTGACCGTCAGCAAATTCAAGTTCCTCACCCGTTCCGCGGTGGGTTGAGCAGTCAGTTGTGCTGTTCCGGGTGCGGCTATAAGTCGGTCGttcggtacgacaaatttgacaGTGTTACTTTGTCCCTGCCGGAAATTAAAAACCCAGCGATTTCCATCGGCAGCCTACTGACGGAATTCATACAACCGGAGACTCTGGAGGGAGTTCAGTGTGAGGCTTGCAACGAAACGACAACCCACACGAAAACGCTTACCTTCAGCAAGCTTCCGGCTTGTCTCTGCATACACATTGCCCGGACGACGTGGCTTCCGACCGGTCACGCCTACAAACGGCAGGATTTTGTGCACTTTCCGGAGACGCTTTCGATGGCACCGTACAGTTTCGTGCAGCCCAGTTTGAACAGTGCCATGAGTACCCCGTGGGGTTCCACGATGTCACTCTACTCGGCAAGCCTCGGGGCGGCCGCATACGAAGCTTCggtcggtggtggtggtggtattGGAACTGAACAAAATACACCGGTCGGGTCTGTGGGCAGTGCCTTCAATTTCGGATCGTACACGTTCGGAGCGATGTTCCCGAAAAATCTGTACCGCTTGTTGGCCGTCATTGTACACTCGGGCGAGGCCAACAGTGGGCACTTTGTGACTTATAGGCGCGGGGCACTACGGAATTCTCACAA ATGGTTCTACACTTCGGACACTGTGGTCAAAGAGGTTACCATAGAGGAAGTTCTTAGCAGTCCGGCTTACATGCTTTTCTACGATCGTGGACCGTCATCAAAGTACAACCAACCTGGTGGTGCCGGAACAGGCGGAGGTGCTCATTAG
- the LOC131426472 gene encoding ubiquitin carboxyl-terminal hydrolase 30 homolog has protein sequence MEGDKLLMAAGVTAAVVVGAFVFWGPSGSSRLRQRRGQIAGLHNFGKTCFLNTLLQALAACPQFIAWLQLHNAKDKKSLISSLQNVLEVVNGTHPTLRGDPYSPGAVIRALHSLGWVIPPDEHDTHELLHVLLNSLEEEAIKPKKVGCLSDALGEIELQSIMPPARPSSAMLSDFCNTEYDESTNLTRYTRSEAHTPDSPHSTCTETEDSMSVQDGSLMDCAGSPPSIISTFTGRPSRPRSILATEMVGNGALNKRSSGSCRSLERLTRGPGRVSVWGDRQQIQVPHPFPKM, from the exons ATGGAAGGTGACAAACTGCTAATGGCAGCGGGTGTAACCGCTGCCGTGGTTGTAGGAGCCTTTGTTTTTTGGGGTCCTTCGG GTTCTTCGCGTTTACGTCAACGACGTGGCCAAATTGCTGGATTGCATAATTTTGGGAAGACCTGCTTTCTGAATACTCTGCTACAGGCATTGGCAGCCTGCCCTCAGTTCATAGCCTGGCTGCAACTGCACAATGCTAAGGACAAAAAAAGCCTTATCAGTTCGCTACAGAACGTGTTGGAAGTGGTGAACGGGACACACCCGACGCTTCGGGGAGATCCGTACTCTCCGGGGGCTGTTATCCGTGCCCTGCATTCCCTTGGATGGGTCATTCCTCCCGATGAGCACGACACACACGAACTGCTTCACGTGCTGCTCAATTCACTGGAGGAGGAAGCTATCAAACCGAAGAAAGTCGGTTGTCTTTCGGATGCCCTTGGTGAGATTGAACTACAATCGATTATGCCTCCCGCTCGACCGTCGAGCGCGATGCTGTCGGATTTTTGCAATACTGAATATGACGAAAGTACGAATTTGACTCGTTACACGAGGTCTGAAGCGCACACTCCCGATTCGCCACATTCGACCTGCACGGAGACGGAAGATTCGATGTCGGTTCAGGACGGATCGCTGATGGATTGTGCGGGATCACCACCTTCGATAATTTCCACTTTCACTGGACGGCCAAGTCGTCCGAGGTCTATCCTGGCCACCGAAATGGTCGGCAATGGTGCTTTGAACAAGCGATCGTCTGGATCGTGCCGATCACTGGAACGTTTAACACGAGGTCCAGGTCGCGTCTCTGTTTGGGGTGACCGTCAGCAAATTCAAGTTCCTCACCCGTTTCCAAAGATGTAA